Part of the Haloarcula laminariae genome is shown below.
ACGGCCGTCAGGAGGATGATGGTCGGGCCGAAGTAGAAGGTGATATCCAGGTGGTACAGCAGCAGGGCGACGGCGGCGACGGAGACGTACGCCAGCCCGGCATCGATGGCCGTCTCGGGCAGCGCGACGCCGCCCCGCTCCGCGGTCCGAGCGAGCGCGGCCAATCCCAGCAGGCCGGTGACGAGGAGCCACGGGGCGGCCAGTGCGGCGGCCACGGGGCCGACCACATCGAGCGCGAGCGAGGCGGTGAGGAGGAGCGCGCCGACGGGCTGGCACCACACCGCCGCGCGGAGGCAGCGGCCGGCGGGACCCGGGAACGGGCCGTGGCCGGCCATGCCGACACCGAGCGGGACCAGCACCAGTGGCGCGAGTGCGAGCGCCCGCGGGACGGTGCCGAGCGCACCGGCGGCCACGGCCGCGACCCAGACGACGGCGCCGAGGCCGGCGCTCAGGTCGGGGACGGCGACGCCGCCGATAGTCGGAACGGCCCCGGTGTCGTCCCGCCGGACGACGCTCATACCGGCGGGAGTTTCGGGAGCCCCGCCATCGGTTTGAGCCGCTCGACGGCGGAGTCTTCGCGGGCCTCGCTGGCCTGTGTGAACGTCCCGCGGTAGCTGAGGACGTGGCCCGCGAGCGGGTTCTCGACGGTCGCCAGCACGTGGTAGCGCTCGCCGGCCTCGTCGTAGCGGTCCCGGACTTCGACGCCGGCCGCCACCGCGTCGGGCAGCGCGACGTAGCGGCCCTTGCGGTGGAGCCACTGCCGGCCGGCCTCGACGACGAGCGCGCCGTCCTCGACGCGGGGGTGCAGTTCCGTCGCGACGAGGCCGCCCCTGCCGAGGTAGTCCAGCAGCCGCTCGTTTTCGGCGTCCCAGACGGTCACGCTGTCGAACCGGCGGCGGGTACCGTCGAAGTTGAACACCCTGCGGGTCGTCATCGCCTCGTGCCCGCTCAGTTCGTAGCCGGCCGTGGTCACCGCAAACCGGATGTCGTGGCCGGCCTCGGGGAACAGCATGTCCCGGCTCGTCATCGCGTACAGCGCGGGCAGCGTGTGGACCCCGCGGGTGATGTCCATCCGGCCCCGGCCGACGGTGACGCCGTCACCGGGGCCGAGACTGTACCGCTCGCGGACCTTCGGATGGAGGTCGTCGGCCGCCGCGCCCAGCGCCCGCTCGTAGACGCCGGTCATACGTCCGTCCAGGTGCCGGCGGCGGTCGTCGACGTGGCGCTCCGCGGACTGGTGTGTGGGACCATCGTACGCCTTGATTTCGGTCCGGCGGCGGATAAAATTGTGTGAGGAGACACCGCAGGGCCTCGTGGCCGGCCGCCACGGTCAGACGGCTGTCGAAAGTTATTTTTCGGCATATGACAGATTATGCATGAGAGCTAATGCGTGAGGGGGACTCGCGGGGCGTGGCGTCGCTTATCGGAGTGTTGCTGATGGTCGGGGTCGTGGTCATCGTCGCCGCGGCGATGACAGTCTTCGTCTTCGACATCGGCTCCGGGGTGGAGTCGCCGGCCCCGAAGATGGACACCGACTACGAACTCGTGGCCGACGGCGGCGAGCGGACCGTCGCGATTACGCTCACGACCGGCGACGCGGTGGCGACGGAGAAACTCTACGTTGTCGGTTCGAAGGATATCGACATCGGCGGGGCGCCGGGGAGTTCCACGCCGGCACAGGAGCGGTACTCGTCGGAGCGGGAGACGTTCACGGAGTCCAGCGGCGGGAACCCGCCACAGGTCGGCATCGGGGAGACGTGGGACGCCGGCGAAACGGTGTACGTCGACCCGGACGGCGGCATCGATGGGGTCAGGATTACGGTCTACTGGACGAGCGAGTCGGTCGAGGGCATCAATCCGGGCCAGCCGGAGGGCGAGTACTCCTACAAGGTCAGCGAGTTCACGGTCGAGGGGTGACCGGCCCGGGTCGTCCCGACGGCGACACGTGCGACGGGACGCCACGCCGACGCAGAACCGTCACTCCTTCGAGCGGAGCTTCCGGTAGAGGTACGCGACGCCGAGCCCGCCGGCGAGCAGCGCCAGCGGCGAGGTAGCTGCCTTCGACGCCCGTTCGCGAACTGACCGGCCGACGGAGGACGACGCGCCGATGTGGTCGAGCACCGCTTCAGTGCTGTTTGCGACCGGTTCGGGGTCGTTGCCGGCCGCGGCGGCCGCGTCGGGGTCCTTGAGGAGATGGCCCGTCGTCAGGCAGACGACCGACTCGTCGGCCCCGATAACGCCCTCCTCGCGGAGCTTGTGCAGGCCGGCGATGGAGGCCGCGGAGGCCGGTTCGACGCCGACGCCCTCTCCGGCTATCTCGCGCTGGGCGTCGGTTATCTCGTCGTCGGAGACGGCGACGGCGGTGCCGCCGGTCTCCCGAATCCCGGGCAGCGCCTTCGGGGCGTTGACGGGGTTGCCGATGCGGATGGCCGTCGCGATGGTTTCGACGTCGTCCCAGCGGCGGACCTCGTCGTTGCCCTCCTCGACGGCCTCGACCATCGGCGCCGCGCCCTCGGCCTGGACGCCGGTGAGCTTGGGCACCTGGTCTTCGGTGATGGCGCCCGACTTGACGAGCTCGCGGAAGCATTTGTACAGCGCGGCGGTGTTGCCCGCGTTGCCGACGGGGAGGACGATGCGGTCCGGGTACTCGCCGTAGTCCTCGTAGTGTTCCTCCATGATTTCCAGGCCGATGGTCTTCTGGCCCTCCAGACGGAACGGGTTCAGCGAGTTCAGGAGGTAGGCCTCGCCGCGCTCGGCGAGGTCCTGGACGATGTCGAGACACTGGTCGAAGTTGCCGTCGACCTCGAGGATGCGGGCCCGGTGGAGAGCCGCCTGGGCTATCTTGCCTGCGGCGACCTTCCCCGCCGGCAGCAGGACGAGCGTCTCGAGCCCGGCGCGGGCGCCGTAGGCCGCAAGCGCCGCGGAGGTGTTGCCCGTCGAGGCACACGCCAGCCGGTCGACGCCGACCTCCTGGGCGACCCGGACGCCGACAGTCATTCCCCGGTCCTTGAAGCTCCCGGTGGGGTTCATCCCCTCGTGTTTCACGCGCAGGCTGTCGACGCCGGCCGAGTCCTCGATACGCGGGACGCGATGCAGCGGCGTGTTCCCCTCCGGGAGCGTGACGCCCACGTCGAAGGGCAGGGCGGCGTGGTAGCGCCAGACGCCCGACCCCTCGCCCTCGAAGTCCTCGAAGGTCGGCAGGTCGCCGTAGCGCACTTCCAACAGCCCGTCGCAGTCGTCGCAGGTGTAGCGGATGTCGTCGAACGGGGCGAACGTCTCCCCACACTCGATGCAGGTGAGCCAGACGCCGTCGTCGGCCTCCGGGGGTACGTCGTCGGTGAGTTGCAGGTCGGCCATTACCGGAGGGACGGCCCCATCGGGCAAAAGTCGGACGGTTACGGGCTGGAAGCGTCGGTCTCGTCGGGCGGCGATGAACAGGCGGAACACTGGTAGCGACGGCTCCGCCGGCACATCGCCTCATAGTGATCCGTGTGCCGATTTACCGGGATGCGCCGACCCCGAGGTCAGTGCTATCCGGAAATAGTTAACAATAACCATAATCACGGTGCATCTGGCTACCACCACACGCCAAATGCACGGCGAAGTTCCGGATTTCGACGGGTTACTTGAAGCCGGTCTCGACCCCCAGCACAGGACTGGACTACCGCATAGACGGACTTCGGTCAGCAACATCGGCAAGTCGAATTTTACCGAGCCCCTGGTTCAGTGAGAGGGTCCCAAATCTAAAGACTGATTGAATAGGGTTCTGCCGGAATTGGTGATTCCGGAGTTTGTCGAACCGTATCGCTTTCGAATAGGCCCGGAAGAAGAGTTGATACTCGCGCTCGGTGTGGGTTTCAGTAATAATATAGGCCGTCTTCTCTCGAAGGAATATCCGCACTATAGCGGATAGACAGGAGTGCACCGGCCGATAGCCGAACAGGTTTCCTCACCAAGCAGCGGCCCGGACTAATCGTGATAGTCTCAGGCTGGGTCGAAGGTCAAAGAGCTTCCCCTGGTGTGGTTATTGATTCTAAACTGTCGGTTTGTCTCCGAACCGAAAGCCTGTGCCGGAGTAGCTTGAACGCTAACGTCTCTTGTCAGGAATCGCCCGGCCGTGCTACCACTCGTCCCTCCGCCATGACCACTTGACTCTATACTCAGTCCATTACCAGACAACTGTTGGGGGTCAGTCACCTGTGTTGCGGACGTATTAGCAATTACCCCCGCAGTTTGGATCGCTTCTTCGCTGCTCGGGAATCCGCTTTCGTCGTTCGGGTCAACAGATATTAGCGTCTCGTTGAATGTCCCGATTTCAATCGTGTAACTGTTCGGCGGGGTGATCTCTAAAATCCATTCATACCGACCGGGCTCGATATCTGAATCGGAGAAATTGAATTCGAAGACGCCATCATCTGGCCGAATTGTCGGCGTGACTGTCTCTTCGCTATTTGGATAAGATAACCGCAGTGTACGGTCCCACTCCGGTTGAACTGACGGGTGGTAGGTAATATACGCCGCCTCCGCTGATTGTTGGAGTTCGTATTGATATCCATATATGAGTATTTCTTCGTCACTTGAGGCGATTTGTGACCCATTTTCGAGGAGATCAAACGAGTATCTCGCACATGCCTGCTCCGACATTATATTGACGTTTCCGCGCCACGTACCCGGAATCTCTACTCTCTTGTCTGTTTGCGCGTTTAGCAATGAATCATCTTCAAGCTCCCCGTCGTCAAAGTAATCCATGTAGAATTTCCTGATATCGTATGTGCCCACCGAGTCCTCACCCGAGGACGGTTCTCTTTCTTCATCAGTGGCGGTTGGGGTATCGTCATTTTGAGCGCCAGGAGTTCCGGTACTACTCTCGCCCTCACTGTTGAAACGGAGACAGCCAGTAAGTCCAGCTATCCCAGTGGCGCCTCCTAAACGCAGGAAACGCCTCCGTGTAGAATTAGTCACTATGCACCGGTATTCAATACCAAAACACAATATACTTTTTCATCTTCCAATTCAATTACATAGATAGAGTGGCCGTAACTGAGGTTCACAGTACACTCGTCGGCCTTCGGATTCACATCTATCCGCTGTATCTTGCACGGCGATTCTGATGGTTTACTGAGAGTAAGCGCTCTTCGCCAGCCACTATATTACAGGTGCTGACCTAACCACGACTAATTGGATAAGTCGTTACTGTTGAAATTGCTTTGTATCAAATTTGTGTGGGAAACCTGCCGCTCACTAGACCTGCGCAGCGAGCGGTTGGTTCATGAAAACGTGTCCGGAACGAATGAAGCTGTTACGCTGATATGAAAGCTGGATTCAACACGGTGTCCGTAGTGGCTAAGGAGCGGTGTGACAGGGCTAGCCCCTATTAGGTGCCGTCGACAGGCGTCCCACCATCGAAGGCATCGATTCGGTCGTGGACCGCCGACGCCCACGCTTCCAGGGCCTCGTGCAGCAGCTCGCGGGCCTCGTCGAGCGGCGTCGCGGTGTACTGGTAGACGTGGCCGCCGCCGTCGAGCAGGCGGCGTTCGCGCTCGGCCAGCCCCTTCTCCCGCAGCGTCGACAGCGAGCGGTTGACGTTCGACCGGTCCCGCTCCAGCGCGGACGCGAGCTCCGCGACGGTGCTGCCCGGCGCGGACAGTAGCGTCCGGTACGTCCGGACCTCGTGGCGGTGGACGCCGAAGACACACGCCATCACCTCCGCGAGGTCCGGCTCCTCGGTGGCCATCAGGTCGCGGAACTGCTCGGGCGAGGGGTCGAGGCTCATATGCGGGCCGGTAGGGCCGCCGGGCGCATAAACGGGGCCGTTACTTCGGGCTCACCCGCTCTCGGCGCGGTTGCGCTGTCGCCACAGCCACCGTCGCATCGCCTCGCGCGTGCGGGTTCCGTGACAGCGGGGCCGAGAGCGTAGCCGCGGAAAAGTGTGCTGAAATGTCACATCAATAGCAAAAAGGGTAGTGTTTCGACTGGAACACCCGTGAGTCCCGGTCCCGAACGGCGTGGCGCGGGAACTGTTTCGAGTGGAAACGGAGGGTTGGGCGGCGAATCCGTGCCGTCTCGTGTGAGAGTCACTCACAAACGTAGCCGAAAGGGCAGCGTTTCGGGTGGAGACGCCGCGCCGACAGAAGTTCTATGGGCGTCTCGGTCGGGGATGGGACCATGGGAGACCAGACTGTGCTCGTGACCGGCGCGAGTTCGGGTATCGGCGCGGCGACGGTCCGTCGGGTGGCCGCGGACGGGGCCGACGTGGCCCTGCTGGCGCGGAGCGAGGCCCGGCTGCGGGAGCTGGCCGACGCCGTCGCCGCCGACCACGGCGTCGAAACCCACGTCGTTCCGGCCGACGTGCGCGAGTCGCCCGAGGTCGCGGCCGCCGTCGAGTCGACGGTGGAGGCGCTCGGCCCGCTCACCGGCGTTGTCGTCAACGCCGGGTTGGCCCGGGGGAGCGAGGTCGAGAGCATGACCGACGACGAGTTCCTGACGATGCAGCGGGTCAACGTCAACGGCGCGTTCTACACCGTCCGCGAGGCGGTGCCCCATCTCCGCGAGACGGCCGGCAACGTCGTCTTCATCGGGAGCTTCGCCGGCAAGTACCCCCGGCCGTTCAACCCGGTCTACGCCGCGACCAAGTGGTGGGTCCGCGGGTTCGCGATGAGCCTCGCCGCACAGGTCGGCGAGGAGGACATCGGCGTCACCGTCGTCAACCCCGCGGAGGTCCGCACGGAGTTCGAGAGCGCCGACGGCACCCCCTTCGCCGAGGTGTTCGAGGAAGGCGAGGTGACCGAACCGGAGGAGGTCGCCGACGCCGTCGCCTTCGCGCTCGGGCAAGCGCCGCCGACGACGGTCAACGAACTCGACGTGTATCGGCGCGACAAGTTCTCGCACTTCTAAAGAACCTTTTTCTGCGTCGGGTGCGCTCGCTTCGCTCGCGCACCACTCCTTGAAAAACGTTCGCGAAAAAGGCCGGAATCTCGCTACGCTCGATTCCGGTGAAGCGCGGCGCGAAGCGCCGCGTATGCTCTGTCAGCAGTGCTAGTCCTGCTCAGACAGCCACGCCAGCAGCCCCTTCTGGGCGTGCAGGCGGTTCTCGGCCTGGTCCCAGACGACAGCGTTGTCGCTCTCGATGGCGTCGTCGGTGACCTCCTCGCCGCGGTGGGCGGGCAGGCAGTGCATCAGCGTGCGGTCGCCCAGTAGCTCCGTCGTAATCTGGAACCCGTCGAACTCCGCGAGTTTCTCCTCGCGCTCGTCCTCCTCGCCCATGCTGACGAAGACGTCGGTGTAGACCACGTCGGTCCCGGAGACGGCCGCCTCGGGGTCGTGGGTCGTCTCGGGGGCGGTGCCGAGGTCCCCGGCGCGGGCCAGCACGTCGTCGTCGACCTCGTACCCCTCGGGCGTGGCGACGGTGAGGTCGAGGCCGACCATCGCCGCGCCCAGGACGAACGACTGACAGACGTTGTTGCCGTCGCCGACCCAGGCCACCGAGACGTCGTCGAACCCGCCGAACCGCTCCCGCACCGTCAGCAGGTCCGCCAGCGTCTGGCAGGGGTGGGCGTCGTCGGTCAGGGCGTTGATGACCGGCACGTCGCTGTATTCGGCCAGTTCCTCGACGTCCCCGTGGTCGTAGACGCGGGCCATCACGAAATCGACGTACCGGGCCAGCGCCCGGGCGGTGTCCTTGACGGGCTCGCCGTGACCCAGGTGGATGTCGTCGGGGCCCAGGAAGATGGCGTGTCCCCCAAGCTGTGTCATCCCGGTCTCGAAGGACACTCTGGTCCGGGTCGAGGGCTTCTCGAATATCATCCCCAGCGTCTGCTGGTCGAGCAGGTCGCTGGCGTCCTCGCCGTCCGGGCCCTTTATCGCGGCGGCGCGGTCCAGGACGGCGGTCAGTTCATCGGTCGTGAGGTCGTCGACATCGAGCAAGTGCATGGTTACAGCAGGCGTTCGGTCACGTCCGTGAGGACGCTCACCGCGCGGTCGTACTCCGCGAGGCGGATGTGTTCGTTCGGCGCGTGGTCGAGGTCGGAGTCGCCCGGCCCGTAGGTGACCATCGGGCAGTCCCAGGCCTTCGCGTAGACGTTCATGTCGCTGGTCCCGGTCTTGCGAAGGAGCGTCGGGTCGCCGCCGTGGTCGCGGATTGCCGTCCGGAACGCCCGGCCGACGCTGGTCCGCGGGCTCTGCATCACGGGTTCGATTTTGTCGTCCCAGTTGACGGTGCCGTTGTCCAGATGGCCGTCGGCCATCTCGCGTATCTCGTCGGTCGAGTACTCGGGGGGGACCCGCAACTGGACGCGCATGGTTGTCTCAACCGAGAGGCCGTCGTCGGAGATCCCGCCGCGGAAGTCGACGGGCTTGCAGGTGACCCGCTCGAAGACGGGGTGCCACTCGTCCCTGGCGAACTCGTCCTCGACGGCGGCCCACCAGTCCATCGCGTCCTGGATGGCGTTGTTCTCCGGGCGCGAAGAGTGACCGGACTCGCTCGTGGCGACGTAGGTGCCACCGAGCAGGCCCCGGTAGCCCAGCGTGATGCCCTCCCAGCCGGAGGGTTCGCCGTTGATGACCGCGCCGGGCTCGCTGTCGCGGTCCTCGACCAGGTAGTGTCCGCCCTTCGAGTCGACCTCCTCGCCGACGACGCCGACGAAGGAGGCCCCGGTGCGGACGGCGGCGACGGCCATCGAACACAGCGGCCCCTTCGCGTCGACGGAGCCACGGCCCCACAGCACCTCGCCGTCGTCGGTCTCCTCGACCCGCACCGGGATGTCGCCCGGGACGGTGTCGATGTGGGAGGTCAGCAGGACGCCGTCGTCGGCCGGCGCGCGGACGTTGCCGACCCCGTCGAGCCACACCTCGCGGTCGTGGGCCTCGAAGAAGGCCACGAGGCGCTGGGCGGCCTCGCGTTCCTCGCGCGAGACGGAGGGGATGCGGACCACGTCCTCCAGCAGGTCCCGGGCCTCCGTGTCGGCCTCGTGGGCCTGGGCTTCGCTCATCCCACCACCTCGGCCATGGCCTCGACCACCTCGTCGGCGTGTGACTCGTCGATGGTCAGCGGCGGGAGCAGGCGCACGACCGTGCGGCCGGCCGGCAGCGCCAGGATGCCGTGGTTCAGCGCGAGCTGTTTCAGGGCCTTGTTCGCGCCCCGACCGACCTCGACGCCGACCATCAGCCCCTCGCCGCGGATGTCGCGGACCTCGTCGCCGATGGCGGCCGTCAGCTCCGTCTGGAGGTAGTCGCCCACCGCGGCGGCGTTCTCGGGGACGCCTTCTTCGACGATGGTCGAGACGGTCGCGCCGGCGGCCGCGGAGATGACCGGCCCGCCCGAGAACGTCGAGGCGTGGGAGCCGTAGTTCTCGGCGATCCAGTCCCGACACAGCGTCGCGCCGACGGGCAGGCCGTTTCCGAGTCCCTTGGCGGACGTTATCATGTCGGGGGCCACGTCGGCCCGCTGGGAGTTCCACAGCGCGCCGGTGCGGCCCATCCCGGTCTGGACCTCGTCGAAGATGAGCGCCGCGCCCGCGTCCTCGGTTATCTCGCGGGCGGCTTCGAGGTAGCCGTCGGAGGCGGGGTTGATGCCGCCCTCGCCCTGGACCGGCTCGACGATGAAGGCCGCCGTGTCCTCGTCGACGGCCTCGTCGAGCGCCTCGCTGTCGTCGTAGGGAACGAACTCCACGTCGCCGATGAGCGGCTCGTAGGGCTCCTTGTACTTGTTCTTCCAGGTGGTCGCGAGCGACCCCATGGTGCGGCCGTGAAAGCCCTGCATCGTGGCGACGATTTTGGAGTTCCCAGTGGCCGACCGGGCGAACTTCAGCGCCGCCTCGTTGGCCTCCGTCCCGGAGTTACAGAGCCAGGTCTTGTCGATTGGGTCGGGCGCGGTGTCGGCGAGCAGGTCGTACAGCGCCGTCCGCTCGGCGTTGGGGTAGGAAGCCTGGACGTACGTGATTTGCTCCAGTTGCTCGGCAACGGCGGACTGGACGGCCTCGTGGCCGTGGCCCAGCGGGACGCAGGCGTAGGACGCGCCCATGTCCAGATACTCCGTGCCGCTGTCGTCGTAGACGTAGGCGCCGTCGCCGCGCTCGATGCGAATCGGCTTCTCGTTGAAGACGAAACCGCTCACAGCGACGCACCTCCGGCGGCGTCGACACGTGTCGTGTACACAGTCATTGTTCCTCCGTTACAGCCCCGGCCTTGATATGTGTCCCGTCACCGTCCAGCGCCGACAGAATCGGCTCGTCGGCGTTGGCGTCGGCGACGACCACCTCGCCGGCCCCGCCGGTGAGGGCCTCCCGGGCGGCCATAATCTTCCGGCCCATGAACCCCTCGGCGGCGGCCTCCAGGTCGGCCCAGTCCTCGCCCGTCTCGACCGATTCGATGAGCGTCGACGGGTCGTCGGGGTCCCCGTAGACCCCCTCCACGTCGGTCAGCAAGACCAGCGTCGCGTCGAGTTCGCCGGCTATCGCGGCCGCCGAGCGGTCGGCGTCGGTGTTGACGGGAACGATTTCCCCGTCGTCGTCTCCGGCCATGGGCGGTGCGGCAACCGGGGTGTATCCGTCACCGAGCAGCGACCGGAGCAGGTCGCCGTTGACCCGCTTGATGGTGCCGGAGTGGTCCCCGCGGCGGATTTTCTTCTTGCCGTCCTCGACCACGCGGACGGCGGATTTGCGGGGGCCGTAGAGCAGCTTCCCGTCGACGCCGTTGAGGCCGACGGCGTCGACCCCCTCGCTCTGGAGGCCCGCGACGAGCTGGGTGTTGAGGTGACCGAAGGCCATCTCGAACACCTCCATCGTCGCCTCGTCGGTGAAGCGGCCGACGACGCCGCTCGGCGTCTCGACGTACTCCGGGTCGATGCCGAGCCGTTCGAGCGTCTCGTCGACCTTGGTGGAGCCGCCGTGAACGACGACGACCTGTTTACCCTGCTCGACGAGCGATGCGACGTCCGCCAGCGCGCCCGCGGGGTCGACCGCACGAGCGCCGCCTACCTTGATTACTACGGTCATGAAAAGCTCTGTCCAGGTGTCAGGGTGCGCCGACGGGGTGGAGCCCCTGGAACTCCAGCCCCGCCGTCTCCTCGATGCCGAGCGCGACGTTCGCGGCGTGGACGGCCTGGCCGGCCGACCCCTTCATCATGTTGTCGATGGCCGAGAAGACGACCAGTCGCTTGTTGCCGGGGTCGAGTTCGAAGCCGACCTCCGCGCGGTTCGTGCCCGCGACGGCCTTCGGCTCGGGGTAGCGGTAGACGCCGCCACCGCCGGAGACGAGTTCGACGAACGGTTCGTCCTCGTACTGGCCGCGATAGGCGCCCCAGAGGTCCCCCTTCGAGACCGGGCCGTCGGGGAAGACGTGGCAGGTCGCGCTGGCGCCGCGGACCATGTCCACCGCGTGGACGGTAAAGGAGACGTCGACGCCGAGGAACTGCTGAATCTCGGCCTCGTGGCGGTGGCCCGTCGGGGCGTACGGGCGGACGACGCCCGAGCGCTCGGGGTGGCTGGAGGCCTCGCCGCCGCCGGCGCCGCCCTCGCTGGAGCCGACCTTCACGTCGACGACTATCTGCTCGTCGCCGCTGAGGACGCCGTGCTCGAACAGCGGCAGCAAGCCCAGGATGGTCGCCGTAGCGTTGCAGCCGCCCGACGCGATGAGGTCCGCGCCTTCGAGGTTCTCGCGGTTGAGTTCGGGCAGCGCGTACTCGCTGTCGGCCAGCAGTTCCGGACGGACGTGGCCGTCGTACCACTCCTCGTACTGGGCCTCGCTGTCCAGCCGGAAGTCCGCCGAGAGGTCGACCACGGTGTCGGCGGCGTCCTGGAAGTCGTCTATCTGTTCCATCGAGACGCCGTGGGGCGTCGCCGCGAACAGGACGTCGACGCTCTCCAAGTCGCTCGGGTCCGAGAAACGGAGGTCCGAGTGCCGGAGGTTCGGGTGCTGGTGCCCGATTGTCTTGTTCGCCTTCGAGCGGCTGGTGGCCTGTACGAGTTCGAACTCGGGGTGGCCGTCCAGCAGGCGAAGCAGCTCGCCGCCGGTGAAGCCCGAGCCCCCGACGACGCTGGCTGAGTAGGTCATGCTGTCGTCTCTGTACCGCTCTCGCTTCCCGCCTTCGATTCGAGCCAGTCGACGACCTTCGCGGGCACGTCGACGTCAGCGACCTCGTTGAGCGCCTTGAACTCGACGGTGTGGTTGACTTCGTGGACGGTGTAGTCGTCCGGCTCTGGGTCGTCTTCCGACACCCCGACCTCCATCAAGTCGATACCGAGCAGGCCGCCGCCGACCGCGTCGGAGGCTTTCTCGACCAGTTCCAGCGCGCGGTCGTCCAGTTCGAAGGGGTCGGTCTCGGCGCCCTTCGCCGCGTTGGTGAGCCAGTGGTCCGACGAGCGGACCATCGCCGCTATCGGCTCGCCGTCGACAGCCAGCACGCGGATGTCGCGGCCGGGCTTGTCGACGAACTCCTGGACGTAGAATATCTTGTGCTCGTAGTGGCCGAGCGTCTCCTTGTGTTCGAGGATGGCCTCGGCCGCGTCGCGGGAGTCGATTTTCGCCATCAGGCGGCCCCACGAGCCGACGACCGGCTTCAGGACGCAGGGGTAGCCGAAGTCCTCGATGGACTCCAGCGCGGCGTCCTTGGTGAATGCCACGTCGGTGTCGGGCGTCGGGACGCCCGCCTCGACCAAGGCGAGGCTGTTTTTCA
Proteins encoded:
- a CDS encoding YndJ family protein, with the translated sequence MSVVRRDDTGAVPTIGGVAVPDLSAGLGAVVWVAAVAAGALGTVPRALALAPLVLVPLGVGMAGHGPFPGPAGRCLRAAVWCQPVGALLLTASLALDVVGPVAAALAAPWLLVTGLLGLAALARTAERGGVALPETAIDAGLAYVSVAAVALLLYHLDITFYFGPTIILLTAVHFHYAGFVLPVVTGLTGRSGHLDSPLWRSLVGVILAGPAIIAIGISFSPLIEVVAVGGFTVAVALFGWFVLLRIAPTRSRRQAVLLGASAVALPLSMALALGYGVATFSGLALGLDIATMVALHGSLNAFGFALLGLVGWRLEVP
- a CDS encoding DUF4166 domain-containing protein; the protein is MTGVYERALGAAADDLHPKVRERYSLGPGDGVTVGRGRMDITRGVHTLPALYAMTSRDMLFPEAGHDIRFAVTTAGYELSGHEAMTTRRVFNFDGTRRRFDSVTVWDAENERLLDYLGRGGLVATELHPRVEDGALVVEAGRQWLHRKGRYVALPDAVAAGVEVRDRYDEAGERYHVLATVENPLAGHVLSYRGTFTQASEAREDSAVERLKPMAGLPKLPPV
- a CDS encoding [LysW]-lysine hydrolase, producing the protein MSEAQAHEADTEARDLLEDVVRIPSVSREEREAAQRLVAFFEAHDREVWLDGVGNVRAPADDGVLLTSHIDTVPGDIPVRVEETDDGEVLWGRGSVDAKGPLCSMAVAAVRTGASFVGVVGEEVDSKGGHYLVEDRDSEPGAVINGEPSGWEGITLGYRGLLGGTYVATSESGHSSRPENNAIQDAMDWWAAVEDEFARDEWHPVFERVTCKPVDFRGGISDDGLSVETTMRVQLRVPPEYSTDEIREMADGHLDNGTVNWDDKIEPVMQSPRTSVGRAFRTAIRDHGGDPTLLRKTGTSDMNVYAKAWDCPMVTYGPGDSDLDHAPNEHIRLAEYDRAVSVLTDVTERLL
- a CDS encoding SDR family oxidoreductase, with protein sequence MGDQTVLVTGASSGIGAATVRRVAADGADVALLARSEARLRELADAVAADHGVETHVVPADVRESPEVAAAVESTVEALGPLTGVVVNAGLARGSEVESMTDDEFLTMQRVNVNGAFYTVREAVPHLRETAGNVVFIGSFAGKYPRPFNPVYAATKWWVRGFAMSLAAQVGEEDIGVTVVNPAEVRTEFESADGTPFAEVFEEGEVTEPEEVADAVAFALGQAPPTTVNELDVYRRDKFSHF
- a CDS encoding aspartate aminotransferase family protein, with the protein product MSGFVFNEKPIRIERGDGAYVYDDSGTEYLDMGASYACVPLGHGHEAVQSAVAEQLEQITYVQASYPNAERTALYDLLADTAPDPIDKTWLCNSGTEANEAALKFARSATGNSKIVATMQGFHGRTMGSLATTWKNKYKEPYEPLIGDVEFVPYDDSEALDEAVDEDTAAFIVEPVQGEGGINPASDGYLEAAREITEDAGAALIFDEVQTGMGRTGALWNSQRADVAPDMITSAKGLGNGLPVGATLCRDWIAENYGSHASTFSGGPVISAAAGATVSTIVEEGVPENAAAVGDYLQTELTAAIGDEVRDIRGEGLMVGVEVGRGANKALKQLALNHGILALPAGRTVVRLLPPLTIDESHADEVVEAMAEVVG
- a CDS encoding helix-turn-helix domain-containing protein; amino-acid sequence: MSLDPSPEQFRDLMATEEPDLAEVMACVFGVHRHEVRTYRTLLSAPGSTVAELASALERDRSNVNRSLSTLREKGLAERERRLLDGGGHVYQYTATPLDEARELLHEALEAWASAVHDRIDAFDGGTPVDGT
- the argF gene encoding ornithine carbamoyltransferase, giving the protein MHLLDVDDLTTDELTAVLDRAAAIKGPDGEDASDLLDQQTLGMIFEKPSTRTRVSFETGMTQLGGHAIFLGPDDIHLGHGEPVKDTARALARYVDFVMARVYDHGDVEELAEYSDVPVINALTDDAHPCQTLADLLTVRERFGGFDDVSVAWVGDGNNVCQSFVLGAAMVGLDLTVATPEGYEVDDDVLARAGDLGTAPETTHDPEAAVSGTDVVYTDVFVSMGEEDEREEKLAEFDGFQITTELLGDRTLMHCLPAHRGEEVTDDAIESDNAVVWDQAENRLHAQKGLLAWLSEQD
- the thrC gene encoding threonine synthase produces the protein MADLQLTDDVPPEADDGVWLTCIECGETFAPFDDIRYTCDDCDGLLEVRYGDLPTFEDFEGEGSGVWRYHAALPFDVGVTLPEGNTPLHRVPRIEDSAGVDSLRVKHEGMNPTGSFKDRGMTVGVRVAQEVGVDRLACASTGNTSAALAAYGARAGLETLVLLPAGKVAAGKIAQAALHRARILEVDGNFDQCLDIVQDLAERGEAYLLNSLNPFRLEGQKTIGLEIMEEHYEDYGEYPDRIVLPVGNAGNTAALYKCFRELVKSGAITEDQVPKLTGVQAEGAAPMVEAVEEGNDEVRRWDDVETIATAIRIGNPVNAPKALPGIRETGGTAVAVSDDEITDAQREIAGEGVGVEPASAASIAGLHKLREEGVIGADESVVCLTTGHLLKDPDAAAAAGNDPEPVANSTEAVLDHIGASSSVGRSVRERASKAATSPLALLAGGLGVAYLYRKLRSKE
- a CDS encoding type IV pilin — its product is MREGDSRGVASLIGVLLMVGVVVIVAAAMTVFVFDIGSGVESPAPKMDTDYELVADGGERTVAITLTTGDAVATEKLYVVGSKDIDIGGAPGSSTPAQERYSSERETFTESSGGNPPQVGIGETWDAGETVYVDPDGGIDGVRITVYWTSESVEGINPGQPEGEYSYKVSEFTVEG